The following are encoded in a window of Legionella geestiana genomic DNA:
- the hypA gene encoding hydrogenase maturation nickel metallochaperone HypA has translation MHELSLCRAILGIVNEHLAGRGAAFVKRLTLEVGQLAAVDNHALLFAFDAIARGTPLKGAVLEIITVPGLALCAVCQKKTVLQHYYDACQHCGEFSLSILQGEEMRVKSMEIV, from the coding sequence ATGCACGAACTCTCGCTCTGCCGTGCAATTCTTGGTATCGTCAATGAGCATCTCGCGGGAAGAGGGGCGGCCTTCGTCAAACGGTTAACACTGGAAGTCGGCCAGCTTGCAGCGGTTGATAACCATGCACTCCTTTTTGCGTTTGACGCGATTGCAAGAGGGACACCACTGAAAGGGGCGGTGCTTGAGATTATCACGGTGCCAGGGCTCGCTTTGTGTGCGGTTTGCCAAAAAAAGACAGTGCTTCAGCACTATTACGATGCCTGCCAGCACTGCGGCGAGTTTTCTCTCAGCATCCTGCAGGGAGAAGAAATGCGCGTTAAATCAATGGAGATTGTCTAA
- the hypB gene encoding hydrogenase nickel incorporation protein HypB, protein MCGICGCTDEHTHVHELVHEAHHHHHDFITVEQDILAKNNAFAAANRDYFQKNNIRALNIMSSPGSGKTTLLARTVSAIKEKIPVAIIVGDQHTSLDADALTTAGAVALQVNTGKTCHLDAHMLGHSLDDLRPSAHSLLLIENVGNLVCPALFDLGETARVVFLSVTEGDNKPLKYPEMFRNADVLLITKIDLLPYVDFNIDTCIEYARRINPAIRTFCLSAKSGEGLEAWYQWLETLPE, encoded by the coding sequence ATGTGCGGAATATGTGGATGCACTGATGAACACACTCATGTTCATGAACTGGTGCATGAAGCCCATCATCACCATCATGACTTCATCACCGTAGAGCAGGATATTCTTGCAAAAAACAATGCGTTTGCCGCGGCAAACCGTGACTATTTCCAAAAAAACAACATCCGCGCCCTTAATATCATGTCAAGCCCCGGTTCCGGCAAAACGACTCTGCTGGCGCGTACGGTTTCTGCAATCAAAGAAAAAATACCGGTGGCCATTATTGTGGGTGACCAGCACACGTCCCTGGATGCCGACGCGCTCACAACTGCCGGTGCCGTTGCACTTCAAGTGAATACCGGAAAAACCTGTCATCTGGATGCGCACATGCTTGGCCATTCTCTGGATGATTTACGCCCTTCAGCGCATTCGTTGTTGTTGATTGAAAATGTTGGCAATCTGGTTTGTCCTGCGCTTTTTGATTTGGGTGAGACAGCACGCGTTGTTTTTTTATCCGTTACAGAAGGCGACAATAAGCCCTTAAAATATCCGGAAATGTTTCGAAACGCAGATGTGCTCCTGATTACCAAAATTGACCTGCTCCCCTATGTCGATTTCAACATTGATACCTGTATCGAGTACGCGCGGCGCATCAATCCGGCGATCAGAACTTTTTGCCTTTCTGCAAAAAGTGGGGAAGGGCTTGAGGCATGGTATCAATGGCTTGAAACACTGCCTGAATGA
- the hypF gene encoding carbamoyltransferase HypF — translation MQRLKIGIRGRVQGVGFRPHVFMLAKTLNLTGFVRNCGEGVILEIQGKNAHAFLDALPGNLPPLARIDACDITESACIADEACFTILESLQEHANTIIAPDTAPCDACLQELFNPQSRYFQYPFLNCTHCGPRLTITEGLPYDRARTAMHCFPLCGACLAEYHDPENRRYHAQPIACEACGPALERDIETIASALKKGKIVALKGPGGYQLLCDARNTSALSTLRARKQREQKPFAVMVQNVEVAACFTEVDATAKELLESRARPIVLLKKRLPERLSDAIAPNLSHLGIMLPATPLHHLLFKVMNISHAALVVTSANISGNPLIIDDEIAKTALSAIADIIISHNRDILTRVDDSVVTIINNAPVFIRRARGFVPERIELPMRIPSTLALGGHLKNTFCITRDDEAFVSQHIGSLTNRETIAFLHESIDYWRRFLNADIERVACDWHPDFYTSRLAESFNLPVTPVQHHHAHLASVAAEHGLKEPALGLALDGYGYGFEGDAWGGELFILEETRFERIGHFEPLPLPGGERAAREPWRMGAAVLHQLDMNARIATKFAHMPQAALLAGHLKQATKIPNTSSCGRLFDAASALTGVCLMSQYEGQAAMQLESLVAMPIVHPNGWRITNNRFSMLAVFKELLSLCPVEGASLFHGTLIAGLSEWLLTNAHKYRLSTILLSGGCFLNKVLTEGLYSRLTQSGLQVYLPERLPPNDGGLSLGQAFIAGAGDVSGHAGSNHKNS, via the coding sequence ATGCAGCGTTTAAAGATTGGTATAAGAGGGCGGGTGCAGGGAGTGGGGTTTCGGCCGCATGTTTTTATGCTTGCAAAAACCCTGAACCTCACAGGCTTTGTACGAAACTGCGGTGAAGGCGTTATTCTTGAAATACAGGGAAAAAATGCGCATGCTTTTCTTGATGCACTCCCAGGCAATCTGCCGCCGCTCGCGCGCATTGATGCCTGTGACATAACCGAATCCGCCTGCATCGCCGATGAAGCGTGCTTCACCATTCTTGAAAGTCTGCAAGAACATGCAAATACCATTATTGCGCCCGATACCGCCCCCTGTGATGCCTGTCTGCAGGAGCTTTTTAACCCCCAAAGCCGCTATTTTCAGTATCCTTTTTTAAACTGCACCCATTGTGGCCCGCGCCTGACCATTACTGAAGGCCTCCCTTATGACCGGGCGAGGACCGCGATGCATTGCTTCCCGCTTTGCGGGGCGTGTCTCGCGGAATACCACGACCCCGAAAACCGCCGTTATCACGCGCAGCCCATTGCGTGTGAAGCCTGCGGTCCGGCGCTCGAGCGTGATATCGAGACGATTGCATCTGCCTTAAAAAAAGGAAAAATCGTGGCGCTCAAGGGGCCGGGTGGATACCAGTTGCTGTGTGACGCGCGGAATACATCCGCCTTAAGTACGCTGCGAGCACGCAAACAGCGCGAACAAAAACCTTTTGCCGTGATGGTTCAGAATGTCGAGGTTGCCGCCTGTTTTACTGAGGTTGATGCGACTGCAAAAGAGCTCCTTGAAAGTCGTGCCCGCCCCATTGTACTTCTCAAAAAAAGACTGCCTGAACGCCTTTCTGATGCAATCGCGCCTAATTTATCGCATCTTGGCATTATGCTTCCCGCCACCCCCTTGCACCATTTGCTGTTTAAAGTGATGAACATAAGCCACGCGGCACTCGTTGTCACCAGTGCAAATATCAGTGGTAACCCGCTGATTATTGACGATGAAATCGCAAAAACAGCACTTTCAGCGATTGCGGATATCATTATCAGTCACAACCGCGACATCCTTACCCGCGTGGATGATTCGGTAGTGACAATCATCAATAATGCCCCGGTTTTTATTCGCCGCGCCCGGGGATTTGTACCTGAGCGCATAGAGCTTCCCATGCGCATTCCGAGCACGCTGGCACTTGGCGGACACTTGAAAAACACCTTCTGCATTACGCGTGATGATGAGGCCTTTGTCTCTCAGCACATCGGCAGTTTAACGAATCGTGAGACCATCGCGTTTTTGCATGAATCCATTGATTACTGGAGGCGTTTTCTTAACGCCGATATCGAGCGTGTTGCCTGCGACTGGCACCCGGATTTTTACACCTCGCGCCTTGCGGAAAGCTTCAACCTGCCGGTGACGCCCGTGCAGCATCACCACGCGCATCTGGCTTCAGTTGCAGCTGAACACGGCCTTAAGGAACCGGCGTTAGGGCTTGCACTCGATGGGTATGGTTACGGCTTTGAGGGAGACGCCTGGGGCGGAGAGCTTTTTATCCTTGAAGAGACGCGTTTTGAGCGCATCGGGCATTTTGAGCCGCTTCCGCTCCCTGGTGGCGAGCGCGCGGCCCGGGAGCCCTGGCGCATGGGGGCGGCCGTGCTGCATCAGCTGGATATGAACGCGCGCATCGCGACAAAGTTTGCGCATATGCCACAGGCCGCACTTCTTGCAGGTCATCTGAAGCAGGCTACAAAAATCCCAAATACGAGCAGTTGCGGACGCTTATTTGACGCAGCAAGCGCTCTGACAGGTGTTTGTCTGATGTCGCAGTATGAAGGGCAGGCAGCCATGCAGCTTGAGAGCCTTGTAGCAATGCCAATTGTGCATCCCAATGGATGGCGCATCACGAATAACCGCTTCAGCATGCTCGCAGTTTTTAAGGAATTACTTAGCCTTTGTCCTGTTGAGGGCGCCAGTCTGTTTCACGGGACACTCATTGCCGGATTGTCTGAATGGCTGCTCACTAATGCTCATAAATACCGGCTGAGCACGATTCTTCTGAGCGGAGGCTGCTTTTTAAATAAAGTGCTTACAGAAGGCCTTTACAGTCGTTTAACTCAAAGCGGATTACAGGTATATTTACCAGAGCGTTTGCCGCCCAATGATGGCGGCTTATCCCTCGGACAGGCTTTTATAGCAGGAGCGGGCGATGTGTCTGGCCATGCCGGTTCAAATCACAAAAATTCTTGA
- a CDS encoding HypC/HybG/HupF family hydrogenase formation chaperone has translation MPVQITKILETQRAIVHLGGIEKEISTVLLDEVDVGDYVIIHVGYALTRLNIEEAEKTLALFTEMQQEAHAP, from the coding sequence ATGCCGGTTCAAATCACAAAAATTCTTGAGACGCAGCGCGCCATCGTGCACCTTGGCGGGATTGAAAAAGAAATTTCAACCGTTCTGCTCGATGAGGTTGATGTCGGCGATTACGTGATTATTCACGTTGGCTATGCGCTCACACGGCTCAATATTGAGGAAGCGGAAAAAACGCTCGCGTTGTTTACCGAGATGCAGCAGGAAGCGCATGCCCCATGA
- the hypD gene encoding hydrogenase formation protein HypD, with product MKYIEEFRNPDFARTLSKAIAERADPHRHYRLMEFCGGHTHTIHRYGLPGLLPKNVEMVHGPGCPVCVLPMARIDKAMALAERHGVILCTYGDMLRVPGSGRKSLLQAKARGADVRMIYSADDALNLAIQHPDREVVFFAIGFETTTPATAAVILLAAEKGLKNFSVFCNHILTPVAMDSLLSLQNGVKASVHIDGFIGPAHVSILTGSKAYEAVSQKYRKPVVIAGFEPLDVLHAIVWLIERINSHRYGVDVQYTRAVTREGNLRAQKLVADVFEYRPSFEWRGLGEIAESGLQIRAAFSAFDAEKRFLLPDTKGIEHKHCACGEVLRGIKKPLECKLFAKACTPENPLGACMVSSEGACAAVYAYGRAGVSA from the coding sequence ATGAAATACATCGAAGAATTTCGCAACCCTGATTTCGCGCGCACCCTCTCAAAGGCCATTGCCGAACGCGCTGACCCGCACCGACACTACCGTTTAATGGAGTTTTGTGGCGGGCATACGCACACCATTCACCGTTATGGCCTGCCGGGTCTTTTACCGAAGAATGTCGAAATGGTGCACGGACCTGGCTGTCCGGTCTGCGTGCTCCCGATGGCACGCATTGATAAGGCAATGGCGCTGGCTGAGCGTCATGGGGTTATTTTATGCACGTATGGCGACATGCTGCGCGTGCCGGGAAGCGGGCGAAAAAGCCTGCTGCAGGCGAAAGCGCGCGGGGCGGACGTGCGCATGATTTACTCGGCGGATGATGCCCTAAACCTTGCAATTCAGCACCCTGACAGGGAAGTCGTGTTCTTTGCCATCGGCTTTGAAACCACAACGCCCGCGACCGCGGCAGTTATCCTTCTGGCCGCTGAAAAAGGCCTCAAAAACTTCAGCGTTTTTTGTAACCATATTCTTACGCCTGTTGCGATGGACAGCCTCTTAAGCCTGCAAAACGGCGTAAAAGCCTCTGTTCATATCGACGGTTTTATAGGGCCTGCGCATGTCAGTATTCTTACGGGCAGTAAAGCGTATGAAGCCGTGAGTCAAAAATACCGAAAGCCTGTCGTGATTGCGGGCTTTGAGCCGCTTGATGTGCTGCATGCGATTGTATGGCTCATCGAGCGCATTAACAGTCATCGCTATGGTGTTGATGTGCAGTACACCCGGGCGGTAACGCGTGAGGGGAATCTCCGCGCCCAGAAGCTTGTGGCTGACGTTTTTGAGTATCGTCCGAGCTTTGAGTGGCGCGGATTGGGAGAAATTGCTGAAAGTGGTTTGCAGATTCGGGCGGCTTTCAGTGCTTTTGACGCGGAAAAGCGTTTTCTCCTGCCAGATACAAAAGGAATTGAGCACAAACACTGCGCCTGTGGTGAGGTTTTGCGGGGAATCAAAAAACCGCTGGAATGTAAATTATTTGCCAAAGCCTGTACACCGGAAAATCCACTGGGCGCCTGCATGGTCTCTTCAGAAGGTGCCTGTGCCGCGGTGTATGCCTATGGTCGCGCGGGAGTCAGTGCATGA
- the hypE gene encoding hydrogenase expression/formation protein HypE, whose translation MTLNFKDGCIDLSHGSGGRASAHLIDTLFARAFDNEWLAQKNDQACFGVHAGRMVMSTDAFVISPLFFPGGDIGSLAVHGTINDIAMAGATPLYLSASFILEEGFPLRDLQTIVQSMARAAREADVAIVTGDTKVVERGKGDGVYITTTGVGRVMESVSISGDRARPGDRVLLSGYIGNHGVAIMSLRNDLNFTTSLESDTAPLHGLVQQMTTACADIHCLRDPTRGGVATTLNEWAVQSGVGFIIEENHIPIRTDVASACELLGLDPLYVANEGKLLAVCAEKDRDAVLAAMRAHPLGKDAVDIGEVVHDPRSFVQLKTKTGGMRIMDWLSGEQLPRIC comes from the coding sequence ATGACCCTAAACTTTAAAGATGGCTGTATCGATTTAAGTCACGGCAGTGGCGGGCGAGCCTCTGCGCATCTGATTGACACGCTTTTTGCGCGCGCGTTTGATAACGAATGGCTGGCGCAGAAAAACGATCAGGCGTGTTTTGGCGTTCATGCCGGGCGCATGGTGATGAGCACGGACGCCTTTGTAATATCGCCACTTTTTTTCCCGGGCGGTGATATCGGCTCCCTTGCCGTCCACGGCACTATCAATGACATTGCCATGGCGGGCGCTACCCCTTTATACCTCTCGGCATCGTTTATTCTGGAAGAAGGTTTTCCCCTGCGGGACTTGCAGACCATTGTGCAGTCGATGGCGAGAGCGGCAAGAGAGGCTGATGTTGCGATAGTCACCGGTGACACCAAGGTGGTTGAGCGTGGCAAGGGGGATGGCGTTTATATTACAACGACAGGCGTTGGGCGAGTGATGGAGTCTGTCAGCATTTCCGGTGACAGGGCGCGTCCCGGCGACAGGGTGCTCCTTAGCGGTTACATCGGCAACCATGGTGTCGCCATCATGTCGCTTCGCAATGATTTAAATTTTACGACGAGCCTTGAGTCAGATACGGCACCCCTGCACGGGCTCGTGCAGCAGATGACTACAGCCTGTGCCGATATTCACTGCCTGCGTGATCCCACACGTGGCGGCGTCGCGACTACGTTAAACGAATGGGCTGTGCAGTCAGGCGTCGGATTTATCATTGAGGAAAACCACATCCCCATTCGCACCGATGTTGCCAGTGCCTGTGAATTACTGGGGCTTGACCCGCTTTATGTGGCGAATGAGGGTAAACTGCTCGCCGTGTGCGCTGAGAAAGACCGGGATGCCGTACTGGCCGCCATGCGTGCCCATCCACTGGGTAAGGACGCAGTAGATATCGGTGAGGTGGTGCATGACCCGCGTTCGTTTGTTCAACTGAAAACCAAAACCGGTGGCATGCGCATCATGGACTGGCTGAGCGGTGAGCAATTACCAAGGATATGCTAG
- a CDS encoding 4Fe-4S dicluster domain-containing protein has product MKKQEVAQFLPYVHLQELIHALQQAGYSTQGPLVRDGAIVYDVLEHAEQLPWGIREHQTPGEYRLEVLEDKKAFAFANGPQALKPVLFKPRETVWRVERDRDGKLQFRSQMASEPPIAFIGARACDIAAMVIQDKVFLAEGRTDIHYQHRRASLFVVGVNCGYASQNCFCVSAGSGPEITQPFDILMTEIDGGFVVKSGSERGAQILSTLLLKPAGKRREHAAQIHVENAANMQTKRIPLDNKRALRDVLFANLNHERWDEVAERCLSCGNCTAVCPTCFCHSEVEKPALDGQSSEHSREWDSCFTDGHSELAGRPLRETTSERYRQWLTHKVGSWFDQFGTSGCVGCGRCVTWCPVGIDITEELAAISGESNERGEA; this is encoded by the coding sequence GTGAAAAAGCAGGAAGTGGCGCAGTTTTTACCCTACGTACACTTGCAGGAGCTGATTCATGCCCTGCAGCAGGCGGGCTATTCTACGCAGGGCCCATTAGTGCGTGATGGCGCGATTGTCTATGATGTGCTGGAACATGCGGAACAATTGCCCTGGGGCATTCGCGAGCATCAAACACCCGGGGAATACCGGCTCGAAGTGCTTGAGGATAAAAAAGCCTTTGCCTTTGCAAACGGACCACAGGCCTTAAAGCCTGTACTTTTTAAACCGCGTGAAACCGTGTGGCGCGTTGAGCGCGACCGTGATGGAAAACTGCAGTTTCGTTCACAGATGGCAAGTGAGCCTCCCATTGCGTTTATCGGCGCGCGAGCGTGCGACATTGCCGCCATGGTGATTCAGGATAAGGTGTTTTTGGCGGAGGGGCGAACGGATATTCATTATCAGCATCGGCGTGCATCGCTGTTTGTAGTGGGCGTGAATTGCGGATATGCCTCTCAAAACTGTTTTTGTGTGTCTGCCGGCAGCGGGCCAGAAATTACGCAGCCCTTCGATATTTTGATGACAGAAATCGATGGTGGTTTTGTCGTTAAAAGCGGCAGTGAACGTGGCGCTCAGATACTGTCGACCCTGCTACTGAAACCGGCTGGAAAACGCCGGGAGCATGCGGCGCAGATACACGTGGAAAATGCGGCAAACATGCAGACTAAACGCATTCCTTTGGATAATAAGCGCGCCCTGCGCGATGTGTTGTTTGCCAATCTTAATCATGAACGCTGGGACGAGGTTGCCGAGCGGTGCCTCTCATGCGGCAATTGTACGGCTGTCTGTCCCACCTGTTTTTGTCACAGCGAAGTTGAAAAACCCGCACTTGACGGGCAGTCTTCTGAGCATTCGCGCGAATGGGATTCCTGTTTTACTGATGGTCACAGCGAGCTTGCCGGCAGGCCGCTTCGTGAGACTACAAGCGAGCGTTACCGTCAGTGGTTAACGCATAAAGTCGGCAGCTGGTTCGACCAGTTTGGCACCAGTGGCTGTGTCGGGTGCGGGCGTTGTGTGACCTGGTGCCCGGTTGGCATTGATATCACGGAAGAGCTCGCCGCAATTAGTGGTGAGTCGAATGAGAGGGGGGAGGCATGA
- a CDS encoding FAD/NAD(P)-binding protein, which produces MSAKLCDISLPRPAVITARTEESPTIFTLETQFTDSPDTSTSFHPGQFNMLYHYGVGEVAISIASDPEDKAYLRHTIRAVGRVTRALQTLKVGDEIGIRGPYGRGWPLLQAQHKNIVIITGGLGCAPAVSVINYILARRAQYGALTILQGVKHSQDFIFREKYAEWQRAPGVTVHIAADSASPGWSFGMGHVTDMIQLLSLNPEETLAMMCGPEMMMRAAVWALTAKGMREEDIYLSMERNMECGTGLCGHCQYGGLFVCKDGPVFVYPEIKALFHEKGF; this is translated from the coding sequence ATGAGCGCGAAGCTTTGCGACATCTCACTGCCACGCCCGGCCGTGATTACCGCGCGCACAGAAGAGTCGCCGACCATTTTTACCCTTGAGACACAGTTTACTGACAGTCCTGATACCAGTACGTCCTTTCATCCGGGCCAGTTTAACATGCTTTACCATTACGGGGTTGGCGAAGTCGCCATCTCGATTGCCTCAGACCCTGAAGATAAAGCGTATTTACGCCACACCATTCGCGCGGTGGGGCGCGTGACACGCGCGCTGCAAACCCTTAAAGTCGGCGATGAAATTGGTATCCGCGGCCCTTACGGCAGGGGCTGGCCGCTGCTTCAGGCACAACATAAAAATATTGTCATCATTACGGGAGGGCTTGGGTGCGCGCCTGCGGTTTCGGTGATTAACTATATTCTTGCGCGCCGCGCGCAGTATGGTGCCTTAACCATTCTTCAGGGAGTGAAGCACAGTCAGGATTTTATTTTTCGCGAAAAATATGCTGAGTGGCAGCGCGCCCCGGGTGTAACGGTTCACATTGCTGCCGACAGCGCGAGCCCTGGCTGGTCTTTTGGAATGGGGCATGTGACGGATATGATTCAGTTGCTTTCGCTCAATCCTGAAGAAACCCTTGCGATGATGTGCGGGCCGGAAATGATGATGCGGGCCGCCGTTTGGGCACTTACGGCAAAAGGCATGCGCGAAGAAGACATCTACCTCAGCATGGAGCGGAACATGGAATGCGGGACGGGTCTTTGTGGGCATTGCCAGTATGGCGGCCTTTTTGTCTGTAAGGATGGTCCGGTTTTCGTCTATCCTGAGATAAAGGCGTTATTTCATGAAAAAGGGTTTTAA
- a CDS encoding sulfhydrogenase subunit delta — protein sequence MPKPQLAVYKFTSCDGCQLAFLNAGEALLTLAGLVDIVHFAEAGYLAPEAPIDIAFVEGSISTPEEIQRIKHIREKAKYLITIGACATSGGIQALRNAANHQAWMTSIYATPDTIETLATSTAIAQHVRVDWEIWGCPVNTEQVMDVVRALLSGATPRIKRDAVCHECKRRGHVCVMVTRQEPCMGPVTRTGCGALCPGIGRACYACYGPSENPNARALGARFAASGVSPAAIARQFSHINNQAAAFHEAAQYFKGIKIVKA from the coding sequence ATGCCAAAACCGCAACTGGCGGTCTATAAATTCACCTCCTGTGATGGCTGTCAGCTCGCTTTTTTAAATGCCGGTGAAGCACTTTTGACGCTTGCAGGCCTCGTTGACATCGTGCATTTTGCCGAAGCGGGTTACCTGGCGCCAGAGGCACCGATTGATATTGCGTTTGTTGAGGGCAGCATTTCAACGCCTGAGGAAATTCAACGCATCAAACACATCCGCGAAAAGGCGAAATACCTGATTACCATTGGCGCCTGCGCAACCAGTGGCGGCATTCAGGCGCTTCGCAATGCGGCCAATCATCAGGCGTGGATGACGAGCATCTATGCAACGCCTGACACCATTGAAACGCTCGCAACCTCTACTGCCATTGCGCAACATGTACGCGTGGATTGGGAAATCTGGGGCTGTCCTGTCAATACTGAACAGGTGATGGATGTCGTGCGTGCGCTCTTATCAGGTGCCACACCACGCATTAAGCGTGACGCCGTGTGCCATGAATGCAAGCGCCGCGGCCATGTGTGCGTCATGGTCACCCGTCAGGAACCCTGCATGGGACCTGTGACCCGCACCGGCTGTGGTGCACTGTGCCCGGGCATTGGACGCGCCTGTTATGCCTGCTATGGTCCCTCGGAAAATCCGAATGCGCGCGCACTCGGCGCACGGTTTGCTGCCTCTGGAGTATCTCCTGCAGCCATAGCCCGTCAATTTTCACACATCAACAATCAGGCGGCAGCGTTTCATGAGGCGGCTCAGTATTTCAAGGGGATAAAAATTGTCAAAGCCTGA
- a CDS encoding Ni/Fe hydrogenase subunit alpha, which produces MSKPETKTLEVPILARVEGEGALRLDICGDTLAGVQLQIYEPPRLFEKFLEGRSYTEILDMVARICGICPVAYQMSATQAVEQCFAIEPAPWVRAMRRLFYCGEWMESHSLHIHFLAAPDFLGFPTALAMAEVYPEALHRGLRLQSLGHEIISFLGARAVHPVGACIGGFYKAPTRARAEELLARLKAHMADCEALVEWTASMSLGEHLHDFTAVSLRHPEEYPMNEGRIVSSRGLNIAKECFGDFFKEAQVPYSTALHCLLEGQTYLVGPLARMNNNSDRLPPVIQTLLKRLGVDFPSQNMAHSIIARAVEIYYAVLEAIAILEPYATPQESCPKIIPRAGEGFGCTEAPRGLLWHYFALDDAGRVLSTRIVPPTSQNQARIEEDLRLSLQQFGLNRPDAELRAFSEMIIRNYDPCISCSTHFLKLSVSRA; this is translated from the coding sequence TTGTCAAAGCCTGAAACCAAAACCCTCGAGGTGCCGATTCTTGCCCGCGTTGAAGGCGAGGGCGCGCTCAGGCTTGATATTTGCGGCGATACCCTTGCAGGCGTGCAGCTGCAAATTTACGAGCCGCCCCGACTCTTTGAGAAATTTTTAGAAGGGCGTTCGTACACAGAAATACTCGACATGGTAGCGCGTATCTGTGGCATTTGTCCGGTCGCTTATCAAATGAGCGCAACCCAGGCCGTGGAGCAGTGTTTTGCCATCGAGCCAGCACCCTGGGTGCGGGCCATGCGCCGTTTGTTTTACTGTGGCGAGTGGATGGAAAGCCATAGTCTCCATATTCATTTCCTCGCGGCCCCCGATTTTTTAGGGTTTCCAACGGCTTTAGCGATGGCTGAGGTCTATCCTGAGGCGCTGCATCGTGGGTTGCGGCTGCAAAGCCTTGGGCATGAGATTATCAGTTTTCTTGGTGCGCGCGCCGTGCATCCCGTGGGTGCGTGTATTGGCGGGTTTTATAAGGCGCCGACACGGGCGCGTGCAGAGGAACTTCTGGCTCGCCTCAAAGCGCACATGGCCGACTGTGAGGCGCTGGTGGAGTGGACTGCCTCGATGTCGCTCGGTGAGCATCTTCATGATTTTACTGCCGTGTCCCTCCGTCATCCCGAAGAATATCCCATGAATGAGGGACGCATCGTTTCAAGCAGGGGCTTGAACATCGCAAAAGAGTGCTTTGGCGATTTTTTTAAGGAGGCACAGGTGCCATACTCTACGGCACTTCATTGCCTTCTTGAGGGGCAAACGTATCTGGTGGGACCGCTCGCGCGCATGAATAACAACAGTGATCGCCTGCCACCCGTTATTCAAACGCTTCTTAAGCGTCTTGGTGTGGATTTTCCGAGCCAAAACATGGCGCACAGCATTATCGCCCGTGCTGTCGAAATCTATTATGCGGTTCTCGAAGCCATAGCGATTTTAGAGCCATATGCCACACCGCAGGAATCCTGCCCGAAAATTATTCCGCGCGCGGGCGAGGGTTTTGGCTGCACGGAAGCTCCCCGTGGACTGCTCTGGCATTATTTTGCGCTGGATGATGCGGGGCGCGTTCTTTCCACCCGGATTGTGCCGCCGACCAGTCAAAATCAGGCAAGAATAGAGGAGGATTTACGCCTGTCGCTGCAGCAGTTTGGACTGAATCGGCCTGATGCAGAATTGCGCGCATTCAGCGAAATGATTATCCGCAACTATGACCCCTGCATTTCCTGTTCAACACATTTTTTAAAATTGTCGGTCTCGCGCGCATGA
- a CDS encoding hydrogenase maturation protease, with product MTRLRVLGIGSPFGDDRLGWEVIKGLQQCAPLQALTDDKLQLQCCDRPGMRLLELMRNAQSVILIDAVKSGARPGTLHALQMSDLAGLNAPFSSHASGVADALKMGEVLKLLPPELLIYGIAIEDAGAGFIGTKHARDVVKRLVSRIAKRILTQY from the coding sequence ATGACACGCCTGCGAGTGCTCGGGATTGGTTCGCCCTTTGGCGATGACAGGCTCGGATGGGAAGTCATTAAAGGTTTGCAGCAGTGCGCCCCTCTTCAGGCCTTAACAGACGACAAACTGCAGTTGCAGTGCTGTGACCGGCCGGGCATGCGACTTCTTGAACTCATGCGTAATGCCCAAAGCGTGATACTGATTGATGCCGTAAAGTCTGGCGCCAGACCCGGAACGCTTCACGCATTACAAATGAGTGACCTTGCAGGGCTCAATGCCCCGTTCTCAAGCCACGCATCGGGCGTGGCAGACGCACTGAAAATGGGCGAAGTATTAAAGCTTTTACCGCCTGAGCTGCTGATTTATGGCATTGCGATTGAGGATGCGGGGGCGGGATTTATCGGTACTAAACATGCGAGAGACGTGGTAAAACGTCTGGTGTCGCGGATTGCAAAGCGAATTTTAACGCAGTACTGA